Proteins encoded together in one Pseudomonas sp. TCU-HL1 window:
- a CDS encoding LysR family transcriptional regulator, whose translation MSESDKSNTRLFDLDLLRAIVTVADCGSFTTAATRLHSTQSTISQKIRRLEEMAGHRLLERGNRDVLPTDAGETLLGYARRLLALNDEMVEALSGATVALTVRIGVPDDFASGRTTEQLAAFNRRYPQVKLEVTSGLSRDLSASYDRGELDLVLLKQRQNSREAVACWPEKTRWVDSANNPCIDLDPLPIVTFPPRGVYRDEMIAALESVGRRWHISFTSSSLSGIQSAIADGMGIGLLPLRAVMAGHAVVPKDTGLPPVDVFEVALLHRPAADPMVKELARVLSRVLAQDTRG comes from the coding sequence ATGAGCGAAAGTGACAAATCGAATACCCGCCTGTTCGACCTCGACCTGCTGAGAGCCATCGTCACCGTGGCTGACTGCGGCAGCTTCACCACGGCCGCAACGCGCCTGCATTCGACCCAATCCACCATCAGCCAGAAGATCCGCCGCCTGGAGGAAATGGCCGGGCATCGTCTGCTGGAGCGCGGCAACCGCGACGTGCTGCCCACCGATGCCGGCGAGACGCTGCTGGGCTATGCGCGGCGCCTGCTGGCCCTGAACGACGAGATGGTCGAGGCGCTCTCTGGCGCCACGGTCGCGCTGACGGTACGCATCGGCGTGCCGGACGATTTCGCCAGCGGACGCACCACCGAGCAGCTGGCGGCCTTCAACCGGCGTTATCCACAGGTGAAGCTGGAAGTCACCAGCGGGCTCAGCCGCGACCTTTCCGCCAGCTACGATCGCGGCGAACTTGACCTGGTGCTGCTCAAGCAACGCCAGAACAGCCGCGAAGCGGTGGCCTGCTGGCCGGAGAAGACGCGCTGGGTCGACAGCGCCAACAACCCCTGCATCGACCTCGACCCGCTGCCCATCGTCACCTTCCCGCCGCGCGGGGTGTACCGCGACGAGATGATCGCCGCGCTGGAATCCGTAGGACGGCGCTGGCACATCAGCTTTACCAGTTCGAGTCTGAGCGGCATCCAGTCCGCCATTGCAGACGGCATGGGCATTGGTCTGCTGCCATTGCGAGCGGTGATGGCGGGCCATGCCGTGGTGCCGAAGGACACGGGGCTGCCGCCGGTGGATGTGTTCGAAGTGGCCCTGCTCCATCGCCCGGCGGCAGACCCGATGGTTAAGGAGCTCGCTCGTGTGCTTTCGCGGGTGCTGGCCCAGGACACACGAGGCTGA
- a CDS encoding BRO-N domain-containing protein has translation MPEFPQFHPAPPPDAEVLMPATFVRHKRQLRAVLLDEEPWFAAGDLARLINHPLLPERVGRNLDKDQFQRAWMRNGHGDFEQELLISESGVYAVLILYYHPENRCIRQWLTREVIPRLREEVRFDAQRPYREVIQWQQRQLEVLHWQGKAWLHLGDCPDLLQRPPLVIG, from the coding sequence ATGCCCGAGTTCCCCCAGTTTCACCCCGCCCCTCCCCCGGACGCCGAAGTCCTGATGCCCGCCACCTTCGTCCGCCACAAACGCCAACTGCGCGCCGTGCTGCTGGATGAAGAACCCTGGTTTGCCGCCGGCGATCTGGCGCGGCTGATCAACCACCCGCTCCTGCCCGAACGCGTGGGCCGCAATCTGGATAAGGACCAGTTTCAGCGTGCCTGGATGCGCAACGGCCATGGCGATTTCGAGCAGGAACTGCTGATCAGCGAGTCCGGCGTCTACGCCGTGCTGATCCTCTACTACCACCCGGAAAACCGCTGCATCCGCCAATGGCTCACCCGCGAGGTGATTCCTCGCCTGCGGGAAGAGGTGCGCTTCGACGCCCAGCGCCCCTATCGCGAAGTGATTCAGTGGCAGCAACGGCAGTTGGAGGTGTTGCACTGGCAGGGCAAGGCATGGCTGCATCTGGGCGATTGTCCGGACCTGCTCCAGCGCCCTCCCCTTGTGATTGGCTGA
- a CDS encoding NAD(P)H-dependent oxidoreductase — protein sequence MNVLIVFAHPEPRSLNGALKDFAVQRLEAAGHQVQVSDLYAMGWKATLDADDHLDYQPGMPFSPSGDSKQAFANGRQSDDISREQDKLCWADALILQFPMWWFTMPAILKGWVERVYAYGFAYGVGEHSDNRWGSRYGEGNLAGKRAMLIVTTGGWDSHYSPRGINGPIDELLFPIQHGILHYPGFDVLPPFLVYRTSRMDEPRFAAVREELGQRLDTLWQTPPIPYRKQNAGEYEIPALTLRSDLAPSLSGFAAHLSQD from the coding sequence ATGAACGTCCTGATCGTCTTTGCCCACCCCGAACCCCGCTCTCTCAACGGCGCCCTCAAGGATTTCGCCGTGCAACGTCTCGAAGCTGCCGGCCACCAGGTACAGGTCAGCGACCTCTATGCGATGGGCTGGAAGGCCACGCTGGACGCCGATGACCACCTCGACTACCAGCCTGGTATGCCATTTTCCCCGTCCGGAGACTCCAAGCAGGCGTTCGCCAATGGCCGGCAGAGCGACGACATCTCCCGCGAGCAGGACAAGCTGTGCTGGGCCGATGCGCTGATCCTGCAGTTCCCGATGTGGTGGTTCACCATGCCGGCGATCCTCAAGGGCTGGGTCGAGCGCGTCTACGCCTATGGTTTCGCCTACGGCGTGGGCGAGCACTCCGACAACCGCTGGGGCTCTCGCTACGGTGAGGGCAACCTGGCCGGCAAGCGCGCCATGCTGATCGTCACCACCGGCGGCTGGGACTCCCACTACAGCCCACGAGGCATCAACGGCCCTATCGATGAGCTGCTATTCCCCATCCAGCACGGCATCCTGCACTACCCCGGCTTTGATGTGCTGCCGCCCTTCCTGGTCTACCGCACCAGCCGCATGGACGAACCCCGCTTCGCTGCCGTTCGCGAAGAATTGGGGCAGCGCCTGGACACGCTCTGGCAGACGCCCCCCATCCCCTACCGCAAGCAGAACGCGGGCGAATACGAAATCCCCGCCCTCACCCTTCGATCCGACCTCGCCCCGAGCCTGAGCGGTTTCGCAGCCCATCTCAGCCAGGACTGA
- a CDS encoding SulP family inorganic anion transporter — MDQAPSREPTKPERPPGAPVPAPSGWRRWVPGLQVLRGYQPGWLPRDLLAGLVLTAMLVPVGIAYAEASGVPGIYGLYATIVPLLAYALFGPSRFMVLGPDSALVAIILSVVLPLSAGDPQRAIVLASAMALVSGLICIAAGLLRLGFVTELLSKPIRYGYMNGIALTVLISQTPKLFGVSIESAGPLRDTLGLFEAVFDGEANGYATAMGLGSLAIILLLKRFERVPGILIAVVAATLVVGALGLEANHAVKVVGELPQGLPSFALPLIDMEDLTAVLIGGFTVALVAFADTSVLSRTYAAKTNTRVNPNQEMIGLGVANFATSLFQGIPISSSSSRTPVAEAAGAKTQLTGVFGALGVALLLLLGPNLLRHLPESALAAVVIASAIGLFEFRDLRRLYCIQRWEFWLSIVCLIGVVVLGAVPGIGLAVVIAVIEFLWDGWRPHHAVLGRVDGLRGYHDISRYPQARRPPGLVLFRWDAPLFFANAEQFQNCIQEAIAQSPTPVRRVVVAAEPVTSVDVTSADMLVELERWLRKEGIELRFAEMKDPVKDKMLRLGVLEQIGSDVFHPTVGSAVDAYLEGHNIDWTA, encoded by the coding sequence ATGGACCAAGCCCCATCCCGCGAACCCACCAAGCCAGAACGGCCGCCGGGCGCCCCTGTCCCAGCGCCCTCCGGCTGGCGGCGCTGGGTGCCTGGCCTGCAGGTCCTACGCGGTTACCAGCCCGGCTGGCTGCCAAGGGACCTGCTCGCCGGCCTAGTACTCACGGCCATGCTGGTGCCGGTGGGCATCGCCTATGCCGAGGCGTCGGGGGTTCCGGGCATCTACGGCCTGTATGCCACCATCGTTCCACTGCTCGCCTACGCGCTGTTCGGCCCCAGCCGTTTCATGGTGCTCGGGCCGGACTCGGCCTTGGTCGCCATCATTCTTTCGGTGGTGTTGCCGCTGTCCGCCGGCGACCCGCAACGCGCCATCGTCCTGGCCAGTGCCATGGCGCTGGTATCCGGACTGATCTGCATCGCCGCCGGCCTGTTGCGGCTGGGGTTCGTCACCGAGTTGCTATCCAAGCCGATTCGCTACGGATACATGAACGGCATTGCGCTGACGGTGCTGATAAGCCAGACGCCAAAGCTCTTTGGCGTTTCCATCGAGAGTGCCGGGCCGCTGCGCGATACCCTGGGTCTGTTCGAGGCCGTGTTCGACGGCGAGGCCAACGGATACGCCACTGCCATGGGCCTCGGGAGCCTGGCGATCATCCTCCTGCTCAAGCGTTTCGAGCGCGTGCCGGGCATTCTCATTGCGGTGGTAGCAGCCACCCTGGTGGTGGGAGCGTTGGGTCTGGAAGCCAACCACGCGGTGAAGGTGGTGGGCGAACTTCCCCAAGGACTGCCAAGCTTCGCCCTGCCCCTGATCGACATGGAGGACCTGACCGCCGTGCTGATCGGCGGCTTCACCGTGGCACTGGTGGCCTTCGCCGATACCAGCGTGCTCTCCCGCACCTATGCGGCCAAGACCAATACGCGGGTGAACCCGAACCAGGAGATGATCGGCCTGGGCGTGGCCAACTTCGCCACCAGCCTGTTCCAGGGGATTCCGATCAGCAGCAGTTCGTCGCGTACACCGGTGGCCGAGGCAGCCGGCGCCAAGACCCAACTGACGGGTGTATTCGGTGCCCTGGGCGTGGCCCTGCTGTTGCTGCTCGGCCCCAACCTGCTCAGACACCTGCCCGAAAGCGCACTCGCCGCGGTGGTCATCGCCTCTGCCATCGGGCTATTCGAGTTCAGGGACCTGCGGCGCCTCTACTGCATCCAGCGCTGGGAGTTCTGGCTGTCCATCGTCTGCCTGATCGGTGTCGTCGTACTTGGCGCCGTGCCCGGCATCGGCCTGGCCGTGGTGATCGCGGTGATCGAGTTCCTCTGGGATGGCTGGCGCCCGCATCACGCGGTCCTCGGCCGCGTCGACGGCCTACGTGGCTACCATGACATCTCGCGCTACCCGCAAGCCCGACGGCCCCCCGGCCTGGTGCTGTTCCGCTGGGACGCGCCGCTGTTCTTCGCCAATGCCGAGCAATTCCAGAACTGCATTCAGGAGGCCATCGCCCAGTCCCCCACGCCTGTCCGCCGGGTGGTGGTGGCCGCCGAGCCGGTCACCAGCGTCGACGTCACCTCGGCGGACATGCTGGTGGAGCTGGAGCGCTGGTTGCGCAAGGAGGGGATCGAACTGCGCTTCGCCGAGATGAAGGACCCGGTCAAGGACAAGATGCTGCGCCTGGGCGTGCTGGAGCAGATAGGCAGTGACGTATTCCATCCGACGGTAGGCTCGGCGGTGGATGCGTACCTCGAGGGGCACAATATCGACTGGACGGCCTAG
- a CDS encoding bifunctional allantoicase/(S)-ureidoglycine aminohydrolase, translated as MAKSSYYAPHGGHPAQTELLTDRAMFTEAYAVIPKGVMRDIVTSHLPFWDNMRMWVIARPLSGFAETFSQYIVELAPNGGSDKPEQDVNAEAVLFIVEGELTLTLQGQVHTMQPGGYAFIPPGADYKVRNTSGQHTRFHWIRKHYQKVDGVPLPEAFVTNEQDIEPKVMPDTEGRWSTTRFVDMADMRHDMHVNIVNFEPGGVIPFAETHVMEHGLYVLEGKAVYRLNQDWVEVEAGDFMWLRAFCPQACYSGGPGRFRYLLYKDVNRHMRLTLNQPH; from the coding sequence ATGGCCAAATCTAGCTATTACGCGCCGCACGGCGGGCACCCGGCACAGACCGAGCTGCTCACCGACCGCGCGATGTTCACCGAAGCCTATGCCGTGATCCCCAAGGGCGTGATGCGTGACATCGTCACCAGCCACCTGCCCTTCTGGGACAACATGCGCATGTGGGTCATCGCCCGCCCGCTGTCCGGTTTCGCCGAGACCTTCTCCCAGTACATCGTCGAGCTCGCCCCCAATGGCGGCAGCGACAAGCCCGAGCAGGACGTCAACGCCGAAGCGGTACTGTTCATCGTGGAAGGTGAGCTGACCCTTACCCTGCAAGGCCAGGTCCACACCATGCAGCCGGGAGGCTACGCCTTCATTCCGCCGGGTGCCGACTACAAGGTGCGCAATACCTCCGGCCAGCACACCCGCTTCCACTGGATTCGCAAGCACTACCAGAAAGTCGACGGCGTACCGCTGCCGGAAGCCTTCGTCACCAACGAGCAGGACATCGAGCCGAAGGTGATGCCGGATACCGAAGGCCGCTGGAGCACCACCCGCTTCGTCGACATGGCCGACATGCGTCATGACATGCACGTCAACATCGTCAACTTCGAGCCGGGCGGCGTGATCCCCTTCGCCGAAACCCACGTGATGGAACACGGCCTGTACGTGCTGGAAGGCAAGGCGGTGTATCGCCTGAACCAGGACTGGGTCGAGGTGGAAGCCGGCGACTTCATGTGGCTGCGCGCCTTCTGCCCGCAGGCCTGCTACTCCGGTGGCCCGGGTCGCTTCCGCTACCTGCTGTACAAGGATGTGAACCGCCACATGCGACTGACCCTGAACCAGCCGCACTGA
- a CDS encoding universal stress protein has product MHTIRNTLVVMDPQQSEEQILNRARMIASSTRSHLHLLVCDKRPDLSPHLEEVRGALEKEGFSVSAQRAWHHSLHQTVIAAQQAEGCGLVIKQHRPDNPLTKSILTPEDWKLLRYCPSPVLIVKTTAPWASGTILAAVDVGNSDIEHRVLHAGIVSHGHDVAKLSGGTLHMMSAHPYPMLSAPDPVFQRKESIEDFYREQCRTLQKEFGIDDERLHIEEGAADILIPQVARKLKAALTVIGNVARTGLAGAMIGNTAEMVLDSLESDVLVLKPDDIITHLEELAAPAQGPQEQATLSSWPYNHHNHRQ; this is encoded by the coding sequence ATGCATACCATCCGTAACACGCTGGTAGTGATGGATCCGCAGCAGTCCGAAGAGCAGATCCTGAACCGAGCCAGAATGATTGCCAGCTCTACTCGATCACATCTGCACCTGCTGGTTTGCGACAAGCGTCCCGACCTTTCCCCTCACCTCGAGGAGGTGCGGGGCGCGTTGGAAAAGGAGGGGTTCAGCGTCAGTGCCCAACGGGCCTGGCACCACAGCCTGCACCAGACCGTGATCGCCGCGCAGCAGGCGGAAGGCTGCGGCCTGGTGATCAAGCAGCACCGCCCTGACAACCCCCTGACGAAGTCGATACTCACCCCAGAGGACTGGAAGCTGCTGCGATATTGCCCCAGCCCGGTGCTGATCGTGAAAACCACCGCACCCTGGGCCAGCGGCACCATTCTCGCCGCCGTCGATGTCGGCAACAGTGATATCGAGCACCGCGTCCTGCACGCCGGTATCGTCAGCCACGGCCACGACGTCGCCAAGCTGTCCGGCGGCACCCTGCACATGATGAGCGCCCATCCTTACCCGATGCTCTCGGCGCCCGACCCGGTGTTCCAGCGCAAGGAGAGCATTGAGGATTTCTACCGCGAACAGTGCCGGACACTGCAGAAGGAGTTCGGCATCGATGACGAGCGCCTGCATATCGAGGAAGGCGCGGCCGATATCCTGATCCCGCAGGTGGCCCGCAAGCTCAAAGCCGCGCTCACGGTGATCGGCAATGTGGCGCGCACCGGGTTGGCCGGGGCCATGATCGGCAATACCGCCGAGATGGTTCTCGACAGCCTGGAGAGTGATGTCCTGGTGCTCAAGCCGGATGACATCATCACCCATCTGGAGGAGCTGGCAGCCCCGGCACAAGGCCCCCAGGAACAAGCCACGCTATCGTCCTGGCCCTACAACCACCATAACCATCGGCAGTAG
- a CDS encoding CAP domain-containing protein, which yields MAVMSSVLRLAALPLGLVLAGTTVASEETQLVESINVYRGQVQPCAGQASMELPPLKPDPRLILPAGGIGDLQAALTRTAYPLVNVQAINLSGPRDAQSAMKALQESFCQVVLDPQFVDVGVSRAGEDWRIVLARPLLAGGLGDWQAEGQKVLERINAARGQARQCGAQSFAAAAPLTWNATLAGAAQEHTRAMANQNFFDHKDRDGRTPGDRAELAGYSAQLIGENIAAGLDTSSKVVDGWLASPGHCANLMNPQFRELGAAYAVDPKSDAGIYWTAMFGAQ from the coding sequence ATGGCGGTCATGTCATCCGTTCTGCGCCTTGCCGCACTGCCGCTGGGGCTGGTGCTTGCCGGCACTACCGTGGCGAGTGAGGAGACGCAGCTGGTCGAGTCGATCAACGTCTATCGCGGTCAGGTGCAGCCTTGTGCCGGCCAGGCTTCGATGGAACTGCCGCCGCTCAAGCCCGATCCGCGCCTGATCCTGCCGGCCGGTGGCATCGGCGACCTGCAAGCGGCGCTGACCCGCACGGCCTATCCGCTGGTCAATGTGCAGGCCATCAACCTCTCCGGCCCGCGTGATGCCCAGTCGGCCATGAAAGCCCTGCAGGAAAGCTTCTGCCAGGTGGTGCTGGACCCGCAGTTCGTGGATGTTGGCGTGAGCCGCGCGGGCGAGGATTGGCGCATCGTCCTGGCGCGGCCGCTGTTGGCCGGTGGCCTGGGGGACTGGCAGGCGGAAGGGCAGAAGGTGCTGGAACGCATCAACGCCGCCCGTGGCCAGGCCCGCCAATGCGGCGCCCAGTCCTTTGCCGCCGCCGCGCCGCTGACCTGGAACGCGACCCTGGCCGGGGCAGCCCAGGAACACACCCGCGCCATGGCCAACCAGAACTTCTTCGACCACAAGGACCGCGACGGCCGTACCCCCGGCGACCGGGCGGAACTGGCCGGTTATTCCGCCCAGCTGATTGGCGAGAACATCGCCGCCGGCCTGGATACCTCCAGCAAGGTGGTGGACGGTTGGCTGGCCAGCCCGGGCCACTGCGCCAACCTGATGAACCCGCAGTTCCGCGAGCTGGGCGCGGCCTACGCGGTGGACCCGAAGAGCGACGCAGGCATCTACTGGACGGCGATGTTCGGGGCGCAGTAA
- a CDS encoding twin-arginine translocation pathway signal protein yields MGKYRMKGAYISRRYFLGGSAVLLGGGLLAGPTFAAQGCLLTQGDILGPYYRFGAPFQSKLAGPDEPGERLVVTGTVFSSDCRTPVPGALVEIWQANSAGLYDTEKPGNFTDKGDFHLRGMLYTDAQGKYRIETVMPGRYPVPPNLPGLEKYAGLMRPAHIHFRVMESLHVPVTLQLYFKGDPFIVGDPWAHDRSTNTIELEQDGELRRGVFDIVLARGFA; encoded by the coding sequence GTGGGCAAGTATCGAATGAAGGGCGCATACATTTCACGGCGGTATTTCCTGGGCGGCAGCGCAGTCCTCCTGGGAGGCGGCCTGCTGGCCGGGCCGACCTTCGCCGCGCAGGGTTGCCTGCTCACTCAGGGCGATATCCTCGGCCCCTACTACCGATTCGGCGCGCCTTTCCAGTCGAAGCTGGCCGGGCCCGACGAGCCGGGCGAGCGCCTGGTCGTGACCGGCACCGTATTCAGTTCGGACTGCCGCACTCCGGTCCCGGGCGCTCTGGTCGAAATCTGGCAGGCCAACAGTGCCGGCCTCTACGACACGGAAAAGCCCGGCAACTTCACCGACAAGGGCGACTTCCACCTGCGCGGAATGCTCTACACCGACGCGCAGGGCAAGTACCGCATCGAGACCGTCATGCCGGGCCGCTACCCCGTGCCGCCGAACCTGCCCGGGCTGGAAAAGTACGCCGGTCTGATGCGTCCGGCGCATATCCACTTCCGCGTGATGGAGTCGCTGCATGTGCCCGTTACCCTGCAGCTCTACTTCAAGGGCGACCCTTTCATCGTCGGCGATCCCTGGGCCCATGACCGATCCACCAACACCATCGAGCTGGAGCAGGACGGCGAGTTGCGGCGGGGTGTATTCGATATCGTGTTGGCGCGGGGCTTTGCGTGA
- a CDS encoding YebC/PmpR family DNA-binding transcriptional regulator produces MGAQWKAKPKEAAANARGKIFGKLVKEIMIAARNGADPDMNPKLRLAVHQAKKASMPKDTLERAIKKGAGLTGEVVNYERTLYEGFAPHRVPVIVECLTDNLNRTVAEVRVLFRKGQLGTSGSVSWDFDHLGMIEAEPASADADAELAAIEAGAQDFEAADEGATLFYTDPTDLDAVCKALPEFGFTVQSANLGYKAKNPVGLSGAELEEVEAFLEALDSHDDVQNVYVGLQAN; encoded by the coding sequence ATGGGCGCCCAGTGGAAAGCCAAACCTAAAGAAGCCGCCGCCAACGCCCGAGGGAAGATCTTCGGCAAACTGGTGAAAGAGATCATGATCGCCGCGCGTAACGGCGCCGATCCGGACATGAACCCCAAGCTGCGTCTTGCCGTGCACCAGGCCAAGAAGGCCTCCATGCCGAAGGACACCTTGGAGCGCGCCATCAAGAAAGGCGCAGGCCTGACGGGTGAAGTGGTCAACTACGAACGCACCCTGTATGAAGGCTTCGCGCCGCATCGCGTACCGGTGATCGTCGAGTGCCTGACCGACAACCTGAACCGCACCGTCGCAGAAGTGCGCGTGCTGTTCCGCAAGGGCCAACTGGGCACCTCCGGCTCGGTGTCCTGGGACTTCGACCACCTGGGCATGATCGAGGCCGAACCGGCCAGCGCCGATGCCGACGCCGAACTCGCCGCCATTGAGGCGGGCGCCCAGGACTTCGAAGCGGCCGATGAAGGCGCCACCCTGTTCTACACCGACCCCACCGACCTGGACGCCGTGTGCAAGGCGCTACCGGAATTCGGCTTCACCGTGCAGTCCGCCAACCTGGGCTACAAGGCGAAGAACCCGGTCGGCCTGTCTGGCGCCGAGCTGGAGGAAGTCGAAGCCTTCCTCGAAGCCCTGGACAGCCATGACGACGTGCAGAACGTCTATGTCGGCCTGCAAGCCAACTGA
- a CDS encoding LysR family transcriptional regulator gives MNNLRRLDLNLLVTLDVLLAEHNVTRAAERLNFSQPTVSVHLAKLREVFDDPLLLPGPRGMRPTTRAEELREPLRQALETLEQAVAPASAFDPVQAQKTWRVAATDYGESSIVLPALAGLRARAPGTRLAVVEMAPARIARQAEQGEIDLAFHTVEGSPHNLRRRTLFAERYVLAGRVGHPGLTRRPTLKQFCALEQVIVSPDGGGFHGITDETLAERGLERRVVLSVPHFLFLRSVLESTDLVAMLPERLVRGSTSLTVVEAPLEIPGYEMAMLWHERSHRDPAHQWLREQIVQAV, from the coding sequence ATGAATAATTTAAGGCGGCTGGACCTCAACCTGTTGGTAACCCTGGACGTGCTGCTGGCCGAGCACAACGTGACCCGCGCGGCGGAGCGGCTGAACTTCTCCCAGCCTACGGTGAGCGTGCATCTGGCCAAGCTGCGAGAGGTTTTCGACGATCCGCTGCTGCTGCCGGGACCGCGCGGCATGCGCCCGACCACGCGCGCCGAGGAGCTGCGCGAGCCCTTGCGCCAGGCGCTGGAGACCCTGGAGCAGGCGGTGGCGCCGGCCAGTGCCTTTGATCCCGTCCAGGCGCAAAAGACCTGGCGCGTGGCCGCCACCGACTATGGCGAGTCGTCCATTGTGCTGCCGGCCCTGGCCGGACTGCGGGCTCGGGCCCCAGGCACCCGGCTGGCCGTGGTGGAGATGGCACCCGCACGCATCGCCCGACAGGCAGAGCAGGGGGAAATTGACCTGGCCTTCCACACCGTCGAAGGCTCACCGCACAACCTGCGGCGCCGCACTCTGTTCGCCGAACGCTATGTGCTGGCGGGCCGTGTCGGTCATCCGGGGTTGACGCGACGGCCGACCTTGAAACAGTTCTGCGCGTTGGAGCAGGTGATCGTCTCGCCCGATGGTGGCGGTTTCCACGGCATTACCGACGAGACTCTGGCGGAGCGGGGGCTGGAGCGGCGGGTTGTGCTGTCGGTGCCGCATTTCCTCTTCCTGCGCTCGGTGCTGGAAAGCACCGACCTGGTGGCCATGCTGCCCGAGCGCCTGGTACGGGGCAGCACTTCCCTGACCGTGGTGGAGGCGCCGCTGGAGATACCGGGCTACGAGATGGCCATGTTGTGGCACGAACGCTCCCACCGCGACCCGGCGCACCAGTGGCTGCGGGAGCAGATCGTCCAGGCGGTGTGA
- a CDS encoding sensor domain-containing diguanylate cyclase → MQLPSSSSAPRGASEERFDNLIRLLRRRFGVMATLLTTGAGDIQQVRSYDGPACAPALPDGLVLFPPGIRGADPLVMPDILQQPHWYPDGLAQALPGLRFLAACPLLVPDGGPTGLLWLLHDQPRDLDVEGQQVLRDFAALAAGMLADRLKLKHVQEREERMALAISGSGTGIWDRNAVTGEIHYSSDWKALLGYADNEVGNRIEESYTRIHPEDLAYVQATIQAHFDGRTEAYEVEHRLRCRDGRYKWVCSRGKVVERDESGRPLRMVGTTTDVTAMRNLAEKAQQAAALMADLTNEIPGMVFQYRRQLDGRSFFTYVSNGAREIYGVTPEQLTQDADTLLGIIHPDDLLVYFDSLERSARDLKPWHLEYRVQLPGRGLSWRQGDARPRPLADGSVLWHGFITDVTERKLIEAELQVFATTDSLTQLSNRRHFMTQLDAELARVQRTEGYGAAILMFDLDHFKAINDRWGHSVGDQALRHFSSILRAQLRRTDAAGRMGGEEFAVVLSNASIEEARLFAERVQGELASSPVVHGDERLVLAVSVGVATLLPADSSGEVALSRCDMALYRAKRGGRNRVECH, encoded by the coding sequence ATGCAGTTGCCCAGTAGTTCCAGTGCGCCCCGTGGCGCGAGCGAAGAGCGATTCGACAACCTGATCCGCTTGCTCAGGCGCCGGTTTGGTGTCATGGCCACCTTGCTGACCACGGGCGCCGGGGACATCCAGCAGGTCCGCAGCTACGACGGGCCGGCATGCGCCCCGGCGTTGCCAGATGGCCTGGTTCTGTTCCCGCCGGGCATTCGTGGGGCTGATCCGCTGGTCATGCCCGATATCCTTCAGCAACCGCACTGGTACCCGGATGGGCTGGCGCAAGCGTTGCCCGGCCTGCGCTTTCTAGCCGCCTGTCCCCTGTTGGTGCCCGATGGCGGCCCGACGGGCCTGCTCTGGCTCCTGCACGATCAGCCCCGCGATCTGGACGTTGAAGGGCAGCAAGTGTTACGCGATTTCGCCGCGCTGGCTGCCGGGATGCTGGCCGACCGGTTGAAGCTGAAGCATGTCCAGGAGCGCGAGGAGCGTATGGCCCTGGCCATCTCTGGCAGCGGCACCGGTATCTGGGACCGCAATGCCGTGACCGGTGAAATCCATTACTCCAGCGATTGGAAGGCGCTGCTCGGGTACGCCGACAACGAGGTGGGCAACCGTATAGAGGAAAGCTACACCCGCATCCATCCCGAAGACCTGGCCTATGTGCAGGCCACCATCCAGGCCCACTTCGACGGCCGCACCGAAGCCTACGAGGTGGAGCACCGCTTGCGTTGCCGGGACGGCCGCTACAAGTGGGTGTGCAGCCGCGGCAAGGTGGTGGAGCGGGACGAATCGGGCAGGCCCCTGCGCATGGTAGGCACCACCACCGACGTGACCGCCATGCGCAACCTTGCCGAGAAGGCACAGCAGGCGGCGGCGCTGATGGCCGACCTGACCAACGAAATCCCCGGCATGGTCTTCCAGTACCGGCGCCAGCTGGACGGCCGCTCGTTCTTTACCTATGTCAGCAACGGTGCCCGCGAGATCTATGGGGTGACGCCGGAGCAGTTGACGCAGGACGCCGACACGCTACTTGGCATCATTCACCCGGATGACCTGCTGGTTTACTTCGATTCCCTGGAGCGCTCCGCTCGCGACCTCAAGCCCTGGCACCTGGAGTACCGTGTGCAGTTGCCCGGGCGCGGCCTTTCCTGGCGCCAGGGGGACGCGCGCCCCCGGCCGCTGGCGGACGGCAGCGTGCTCTGGCACGGCTTCATCACCGATGTCACCGAGCGCAAGCTGATCGAGGCCGAGCTACAAGTCTTCGCCACCACCGATTCCCTCACCCAGCTTTCCAATCGCCGGCACTTCATGACGCAGCTGGATGCCGAGCTGGCGCGTGTGCAGCGAACCGAGGGTTACGGCGCGGCTATCCTGATGTTCGACCTGGACCACTTCAAGGCCATCAACGACCGCTGGGGCCACTCGGTGGGAGACCAGGCGCTGCGGCATTTCTCGTCGATCCTCCGTGCCCAGCTGCGCCGCACTGATGCTGCCGGGCGCATGGGCGGGGAAGAGTTCGCCGTGGTGCTGAGCAATGCGTCCATCGAGGAAGCCCGGTTGTTCGCCGAGCGGGTCCAGGGCGAGCTGGCCAGTTCTCCCGTGGTACATGGCGACGAGCGCCTGGTGCTGGCCGTCAGCGTCGGCGTCGCCACGTTGCTCCCCGCCGACAGCAGCGGCGAAGTCGCCCTGTCGCGCTGCGACATGGCGCTGTATCGGGCCAAGCGGGGTGGGCGCAACCGGGTCGAGTGCCACTGA